The following are encoded in a window of Variovorax paradoxus genomic DNA:
- a CDS encoding DMT family transporter has protein sequence MSSASHHRLTPLTALLLTVPPLLWAGNAVVGRLVRALVSPLTLNFVRWLIAFVLLLPLAAWVLRRSSPLWAHWKRYALLGLLGIGLYNAFQYLALQTSTPINVTLVGSSLPLWMLAVGTLCFGARASRRTVGGALLSMLGVLLVLSRGEWQQLLALRLVPGDLYMIVGTIVWAFYSWLLARTNEPANVRADWAAFLMAQLVFGLAWSGALAAGEWTLTDAHIDLGWPLIAAMLFIGIGPAVLAYRCWGTGVQRAGPQAASIFMNLTPLFAAVLSAAFLGEAPHWYHGAAFVLIVGGIVVSSRR, from the coding sequence ATGTCGTCCGCATCGCACCACCGCCTCACGCCCCTCACCGCCCTTCTGCTTACCGTTCCGCCGCTGCTGTGGGCCGGCAATGCGGTGGTCGGCCGTCTGGTGCGCGCGCTGGTGTCGCCGCTGACGCTGAACTTCGTGCGCTGGTTGATCGCGTTCGTGCTGCTGCTGCCGCTGGCGGCGTGGGTGCTGCGACGGAGCAGCCCGCTGTGGGCGCACTGGAAGCGCTACGCGCTGTTGGGCCTGCTGGGCATCGGCCTGTACAACGCGTTCCAGTACCTGGCGCTGCAGACTTCCACGCCGATCAACGTCACGCTGGTGGGCTCGAGCCTGCCGCTGTGGATGCTGGCCGTCGGCACGCTGTGCTTCGGCGCGCGCGCCAGCCGGCGCACGGTGGGCGGCGCGCTGCTGTCGATGCTCGGGGTGCTGTTGGTCCTGAGCCGCGGCGAGTGGCAACAGCTGCTGGCGCTGCGACTGGTGCCGGGCGACCTGTACATGATCGTGGGCACCATCGTCTGGGCCTTCTACAGCTGGCTGCTGGCGCGCACGAACGAGCCTGCCAATGTGCGCGCAGACTGGGCCGCCTTCCTGATGGCGCAGCTGGTGTTCGGCCTCGCATGGTCGGGCGCACTGGCCGCCGGCGAATGGACGCTGACCGACGCCCACATCGACCTGGGCTGGCCGCTCATTGCGGCGATGCTGTTCATCGGCATCGGCCCCGCCGTGCTGGCCTACCGCTGCTGGGGCACCGGCGTGCAACGCGCGGGGCCGCAGGCGGCGAGCATCTTCATGAACCTCACGCCGCTGTTCGCGGCCGTGCTGTCAGCGGCCTTCTTGGGCGAGGCACCGCACTGGTACCACGGCGCCGCCTTCGTGCTGATCGTCGGCGGGATCGTGGTGTCGTCGCGGCGCTGA
- the ureC gene encoding urease subunit alpha, which translates to MATIGRRAYAEIFGPTVGDRVRLADTDLLIEVEADYTLRAGGYGEEVKFGGGKTIRDGMAQSQRTRAQGAVDTVMTNALILDHWGIVKADIGLKDGRIAAIGKAGNPDVQPGVDIVIGPGTEIISCEGTIVTAGGIDSHIHFICPQQIEEALASGVTTMLGGGTGPATGTFATTATPGPWHIERMLQAADAFPMNLGFLGKGNASLPDALHEQIEAGVIGLKLHEDWGTTPAAISNCLDVADATDTQVAIHSDTLNESGFVENTIAAVGGRAICAFHTEGAGGGHAPDILRVVGEANFLPSSTNPTMPYTVNTLDEHVDMLMVCHHLDAGIAEDLAFAESRIRKETIAAEDVLHDLGAISMFSSDSQAMGRVGEVVIRTWQTAHKMKQQRGALPEDSERNDNFRARRYVAKYTINPALAHGIAHEVGSIEVGKWADLVVWKPAFFGVKPFTIIKGGTIAMAAMGDPSASIPTPQPVHFRPMFGAYGGSLAKSSLTFVSQAGLAAGIKERYGLSKHLSAVKNIRNVRKQDLIHNGYTPKMEIDAQTYAVRADGHLLTCEPAKVLPMAQRYFLF; encoded by the coding sequence ATGGCCACCATCGGGCGACGCGCCTATGCAGAAATCTTCGGCCCCACCGTGGGCGACCGGGTTCGTCTCGCGGACACCGACCTGCTGATCGAAGTGGAAGCCGACTACACGCTGCGCGCCGGCGGCTACGGCGAAGAGGTGAAGTTCGGCGGCGGCAAGACGATCCGCGACGGCATGGCGCAGTCGCAGCGCACGCGCGCCCAAGGCGCCGTCGACACGGTGATGACCAACGCCCTCATCCTCGATCACTGGGGCATCGTGAAAGCCGACATCGGCCTGAAGGACGGCCGCATCGCCGCCATCGGCAAGGCCGGCAATCCCGACGTGCAACCGGGCGTGGATATCGTCATCGGCCCGGGCACCGAGATCATCAGCTGCGAAGGCACCATCGTCACCGCGGGCGGCATCGACAGCCACATCCACTTCATCTGCCCGCAGCAGATCGAGGAGGCGCTGGCCTCGGGCGTGACGACCATGCTCGGCGGCGGCACCGGCCCGGCCACCGGCACCTTCGCGACCACCGCGACGCCGGGCCCGTGGCACATCGAGCGCATGCTGCAGGCGGCCGATGCCTTCCCGATGAACCTCGGCTTTCTCGGCAAGGGCAACGCGAGCCTGCCCGATGCGCTGCACGAGCAGATCGAAGCCGGCGTCATCGGCTTGAAGCTGCATGAAGACTGGGGCACCACGCCCGCGGCCATCAGCAACTGCCTCGATGTGGCCGACGCCACCGACACGCAGGTGGCGATCCACAGCGACACGCTGAACGAATCGGGCTTTGTCGAGAACACCATTGCCGCCGTGGGCGGACGCGCCATCTGCGCCTTCCACACCGAGGGCGCGGGCGGCGGCCATGCGCCCGACATCCTGCGCGTGGTGGGCGAGGCGAACTTTCTGCCCTCGTCGACCAACCCGACGATGCCCTACACGGTGAACACGCTCGACGAGCACGTCGACATGCTCATGGTGTGCCACCACCTCGATGCCGGCATCGCCGAAGACCTGGCCTTTGCCGAGTCGCGCATCCGCAAGGAAACCATCGCCGCCGAAGACGTGCTGCACGACCTGGGCGCGATCAGCATGTTCAGCTCCGACAGCCAGGCCATGGGCCGTGTCGGCGAGGTGGTCATCCGCACCTGGCAGACCGCGCACAAGATGAAGCAGCAGCGCGGCGCGCTGCCCGAAGACAGCGAACGCAACGACAACTTCCGTGCGCGGCGCTACGTGGCCAAGTACACGATCAACCCCGCCCTCGCGCACGGCATCGCGCACGAAGTCGGTTCGATCGAAGTCGGCAAGTGGGCCGACCTCGTGGTCTGGAAGCCGGCCTTCTTCGGCGTGAAGCCCTTCACCATCATCAAGGGCGGTACCATCGCCATGGCCGCGATGGGTGACCCCAGCGCGTCGATCCCCACGCCGCAGCCGGTGCACTTCCGCCCGATGTTCGGCGCCTACGGCGGCTCGCTCGCCAAAAGCTCGCTGACCTTCGTCTCGCAGGCCGGACTGGCCGCGGGCATCAAGGAGCGCTACGGCCTGAGCAAGCACCTCAGCGCGGTGAAGAACATCCGCAACGTGCGCAAGCAGGACCTGATCCACAACGGCTACACGCCGAAGATGGAGATCGACGCGCAGACCTACGCGGTGCGCGCCGACGGGCACCTGCTGACCTGCGAGCCGGCGAAGGTGCTGCCGATGGCGCAGCGGTACTTTCTGTTCTGA
- a CDS encoding urease subunit beta: MTPGELLIDDGEHTLNPGRRALTLVVRNTADRPIQVGSHYHFAETNGALDFDRAAARGMRLNIASGAAVRFEPGQQRTVELVDFSGDRIVYGFRGLVQGSSETWPPSGDAPMQKSSAPPWATGFVSRTPTC; this comes from the coding sequence ATGACGCCCGGCGAACTCCTCATCGACGACGGCGAGCACACGCTCAACCCCGGCCGCCGCGCGCTCACGCTGGTGGTGCGCAACACGGCCGACCGGCCGATCCAGGTCGGATCGCACTATCACTTCGCCGAAACCAACGGCGCCCTCGACTTCGACCGCGCCGCCGCACGCGGCATGCGGCTGAACATCGCCTCGGGCGCCGCGGTGCGCTTCGAGCCGGGCCAGCAGCGCACGGTCGAGCTGGTCGATTTTTCCGGCGATCGCATCGTCTACGGCTTTCGCGGCCTCGTTCAAGGAAGCTCTGAAACATGGCCACCATCGGGCGACGCGCCTATGCAGAAATCTTCGGCCCCACCGTGGGCGACCGGGTTCGTCTCGCGGACACCGACCTGCTGA
- a CDS encoding pirin family protein has protein sequence MKKILGTYSAPRPHWVGDGFPVRSLFSYDTLGRHASPFLLLDYAGPAQFTPTAQPRGVGQHPHRGFETVTIVYKGEVSHRDSTGQGGTIGPGDVQWMTAGAGILHEEFHSEAFTRDGGELEMVQLWVNLPAKDKMATPGYQAIVDAQIPSVPLPEGAGSVRVIAGDYLGNKGPAHTFTPIDVWDLRLNQGAQVTLPVPEGHAAAIVVLRGTVQVNGETVVRDAQMVLLDRAGDALTIDANNNDAVVLLLSGEPIDEPIVGHGPFVMNTRDEIVQAMKDFGSGKFGQMPEAVAH, from the coding sequence ATGAAGAAGATCCTCGGCACCTACAGCGCCCCGCGCCCGCACTGGGTCGGCGACGGCTTTCCTGTGCGCTCGCTGTTCAGCTACGACACGCTGGGCCGCCACGCCAGCCCCTTTTTGCTGCTGGACTACGCCGGTCCCGCCCAGTTCACGCCGACCGCGCAGCCGCGCGGCGTGGGCCAGCACCCGCACCGCGGCTTCGAGACCGTGACGATCGTCTATAAGGGCGAGGTGTCGCACCGCGACTCGACCGGGCAGGGCGGCACCATCGGCCCCGGCGACGTGCAATGGATGACCGCGGGTGCGGGCATCCTGCATGAAGAGTTCCATTCCGAAGCGTTCACGCGCGACGGCGGCGAGCTCGAGATGGTGCAGCTGTGGGTCAACCTGCCCGCCAAGGACAAGATGGCCACGCCCGGCTACCAGGCCATCGTCGATGCGCAGATTCCGTCGGTGCCGCTGCCTGAAGGCGCGGGCAGCGTGCGCGTGATTGCAGGCGACTACCTCGGCAACAAGGGGCCGGCGCACACCTTCACACCCATCGACGTGTGGGACCTGCGCCTGAACCAGGGGGCGCAGGTGACGCTGCCGGTGCCCGAAGGCCATGCGGCCGCGATCGTGGTGCTGCGCGGCACGGTGCAGGTGAACGGCGAGACGGTGGTGCGTGACGCGCAGATGGTGCTGCTCGACCGCGCGGGCGATGCGCTCACGATCGACGCCAACAACAACGACGCGGTGGTGCTGCTGCTGAGCGGAGAGCCGATCGACGAACCCATCGTCGGCCACGGCCCGTTCGTGATGAACACGCGCGACGAGATCGTGCAGGCGATGAAGGATTTCGGCAGCGGGAAGTTCGGGCAGATGCCGGAGGCGGTCGCGCACTGA
- a CDS encoding quinone oxidoreductase family protein, with the protein MLSKAVRIDRHGGPEELKVVEVEVGEPGPGEIRIRHKAVGLNFIDTYQRTGLYPFQMPLQLGMEASGVVEAVGEGVTHLKAGDRAAYASQPPGAYCELRVMPAKCVCKLPDDISFETGAAMMLKGLTAQYLLKKTLPAEGLQPGDFVLFHAAAGGVGLIACQWAKALGLQLIGTAGSDAKCKLALAHGAAHAINYSTENFAARVKEITGGKGVKVVYDSVGKDTFEGSVDSLRPFGLLAIFGNGSGPVPPINLGLLASKGSLYVTRPTLFTHIATRESTQAMADDLFAVVRSGAVKIPIDQRYALADVQQAHRDLEARKTTGCTILTL; encoded by the coding sequence ATGTTGAGCAAAGCCGTCCGTATCGACCGCCATGGCGGTCCCGAGGAACTGAAGGTCGTCGAGGTCGAGGTGGGCGAGCCCGGCCCCGGCGAGATCCGCATCCGCCACAAGGCCGTGGGCCTGAACTTCATCGACACCTACCAGCGCACCGGTCTGTACCCGTTCCAGATGCCGCTGCAACTCGGCATGGAAGCATCCGGCGTCGTCGAGGCGGTGGGCGAGGGCGTGACGCACCTGAAGGCCGGCGACCGTGCCGCCTACGCGAGCCAGCCGCCCGGCGCCTATTGCGAGCTGCGCGTGATGCCCGCCAAGTGCGTGTGCAAGCTGCCCGACGACATCTCCTTCGAGACCGGCGCGGCCATGATGCTCAAGGGCCTCACCGCGCAGTACCTGCTGAAGAAGACGCTGCCGGCCGAAGGTCTGCAGCCCGGCGACTTCGTGCTGTTCCATGCGGCGGCCGGCGGTGTCGGCCTCATCGCGTGCCAGTGGGCCAAGGCGCTCGGCCTGCAGCTCATCGGCACGGCCGGCAGCGACGCCAAGTGCAAGCTCGCGCTGGCGCACGGCGCAGCGCACGCCATCAACTACAGCACGGAGAACTTCGCGGCGCGCGTGAAGGAGATCACCGGCGGCAAGGGCGTGAAGGTGGTGTACGACTCGGTGGGCAAGGACACCTTCGAAGGCTCCGTCGACAGCCTGCGCCCCTTCGGCCTGCTGGCGATCTTCGGCAACGGCTCGGGCCCGGTGCCGCCAATCAACCTCGGCCTGCTGGCCTCGAAGGGCTCGCTCTACGTGACGCGTCCGACGCTGTTCACGCACATCGCCACGCGCGAAAGCACGCAGGCCATGGCCGACGACCTCTTCGCGGTGGTGCGAAGCGGCGCGGTGAAGATCCCCATCGACCAGCGCTATGCCCTGGCCGACGTGCAGCAGGCGCACCGCGACCTCGAGGCACGCAAGACCACGGGCTGCACCATCCTCACGCTCTGA
- a CDS encoding AbrB/MazE/SpoVT family DNA-binding domain-containing protein: MSAIKVTQIGNSVGVILPKELLSSMNVGKGDTLYVTKASNGGFNITPYDEAFEQQMEAARRVMKKRRNVLRELAK, translated from the coding sequence ATGTCCGCTATCAAAGTCACTCAGATCGGCAATTCGGTTGGCGTCATCCTGCCCAAGGAATTGCTGTCGAGCATGAATGTGGGCAAGGGCGACACGCTTTACGTCACGAAGGCCTCGAACGGCGGCTTCAACATCACGCCGTACGACGAAGCATTCGAGCAGCAAATGGAAGCGGCGCGACGCGTCATGAAGAAGCGCCGCAACGTCCTGCGCGAGCTCGCTAAATGA
- a CDS encoding type II toxin-antitoxin system death-on-curing family toxin gives MTAANQPWMWLSAKLMALVHEEQLAEHGGPAGIRDEGMLASAMGRPQHRALYESPDAAALAACYAFGIARNHPFVDGNKRTAFVAMEVFLDLNGFEFTASDEECVLQVLALAAGEVEEETFAQWIRDRVVSQHA, from the coding sequence ATGACGGCCGCCAACCAGCCTTGGATGTGGCTCAGCGCCAAACTCATGGCGTTGGTGCACGAGGAACAGCTCGCCGAACACGGCGGGCCCGCGGGAATTCGCGACGAAGGCATGCTCGCTTCCGCGATGGGCCGTCCTCAGCATCGGGCGCTGTACGAATCCCCCGATGCCGCGGCGCTGGCCGCCTGCTACGCGTTTGGCATCGCGCGCAACCATCCCTTCGTGGATGGCAACAAGCGGACGGCATTCGTGGCGATGGAGGTGTTTCTCGATCTCAACGGATTCGAGTTCACTGCCTCGGACGAGGAGTGCGTGCTCCAGGTGCTCGCCCTCGCTGCGGGCGAGGTCGAGGAGGAAACTTTCGCCCAATGGATTCGCGATCGCGTGGTGTCGCAACACGCCTGA
- a CDS encoding LysR family transcriptional regulator — protein sequence MRDLNDLYYYAQVVDHGGFAPAGRALSVPKSSLSRRIALLEERLGVRLIQRSTRRFSVTDIGRQYYEHCVAMLVEADAAQEAIDRLQSDPQGLVRLSCPSALVYYQVAEMLARFMTECPRVTVQLESTNRRVDVIREGFDLALRVRFPPLEDTDLVMKVLGHSTQRLVAHPRLLEGLTAPASPADIGLLPSLDLGPAQPHHTWSLEGPDGASAEVRHQPRLVTDDMAALRHAALQGVGVAKMPTMMVREDLQAGRLVDALPQWAPRSGIVHAVFPSRRGLLPSVRKLVDFLAVEYEALEALELAGVSASPTASGPTRTSVD from the coding sequence ATGCGCGACCTGAACGACCTTTACTACTACGCCCAGGTGGTCGACCACGGCGGTTTTGCCCCGGCCGGCCGCGCGCTGAGCGTGCCCAAGTCGAGCCTGAGCCGGCGCATCGCGCTGCTCGAAGAGCGGCTGGGCGTGCGCCTCATCCAGCGTTCCACGCGCCGTTTCAGCGTCACCGACATCGGCCGCCAGTACTACGAGCACTGCGTCGCCATGCTGGTCGAGGCCGACGCCGCGCAGGAGGCCATCGACCGCCTGCAGTCCGACCCGCAGGGGCTGGTGCGGCTGTCCTGCCCGTCGGCGCTGGTGTACTACCAGGTGGCCGAAATGCTCGCCCGCTTCATGACCGAATGCCCGCGGGTGACGGTGCAGCTCGAAAGCACCAACCGCCGCGTCGACGTGATCCGCGAGGGCTTCGACCTCGCACTGCGCGTGCGCTTTCCGCCGCTCGAAGACACCGACCTCGTGATGAAGGTGCTGGGCCACAGCACGCAGCGGCTGGTGGCCCACCCGCGCCTGCTCGAAGGCCTGACGGCGCCGGCCAGCCCCGCCGACATCGGCCTGCTGCCCAGCCTCGACCTCGGCCCGGCCCAGCCGCACCACACCTGGTCGCTCGAAGGCCCCGACGGCGCAAGCGCCGAGGTGCGCCACCAGCCCCGCCTGGTGACCGACGACATGGCCGCGCTGCGGCATGCCGCCCTGCAAGGTGTGGGCGTGGCCAAGATGCCGACGATGATGGTGCGCGAGGACCTGCAGGCCGGCCGCCTCGTCGATGCGCTGCCGCAATGGGCGCCGCGCAGCGGCATCGTGCACGCGGTGTTCCCGTCGCGCCGCGGCCTGCTGCCGTCGGTGCGCAAGCTGGTGGACTTCCTGGCGGTGGAATACGAGGCGCTCGAAGCCCTCGAACTTGCCGGTGTGTCGGCGTCGCCGACCGCGTCGGGGCCGACGCGGACCTCGGTCGACTGA
- a CDS encoding LysR family transcriptional regulator, translated as MNVTLRQLRVFRSVAEGRNFSRAGDQVGLSQPAVSRSISELEAQLGLKLLDRTTREVVLTEAGHSFAARLDRVLDELDQTLQDVAGLASARGGKVRVASSPTLSANLMPDCIAACAVQAPGIQFLLLDRIQQDVLDSVRSGEVDFGVVIEPSEADDLHCESILADPFMVVTLPGHRLTEKKASVNWSALDGQPLVLLDHASGSRRLIDLALERHGARCDVKQQLGHATTVFRMVEAGIGISVMPGLSLPPEGLASLVVRPLVPNVQRAIMLIRRRNRELSPLAQRVWRMVRETAALSEASAAPATKAR; from the coding sequence ATGAACGTCACGCTGCGTCAACTCCGTGTCTTCCGCTCGGTGGCCGAGGGCCGCAACTTCAGCCGCGCAGGCGACCAGGTGGGCCTGAGCCAGCCTGCCGTGAGCCGGTCGATCTCGGAACTCGAGGCCCAGCTGGGCCTGAAGCTGCTCGACCGCACCACGCGCGAGGTGGTGCTGACCGAAGCCGGCCACTCGTTCGCGGCCCGGCTCGACCGCGTGCTCGACGAACTCGACCAGACCCTGCAGGACGTGGCCGGCCTGGCCAGCGCGCGCGGCGGCAAGGTGCGCGTGGCGAGCAGCCCCACGCTGTCGGCCAACCTCATGCCCGACTGCATCGCGGCCTGCGCGGTGCAGGCGCCGGGCATCCAGTTTCTGCTGCTCGACCGCATCCAGCAGGACGTGCTGGACAGCGTGCGCAGCGGCGAGGTCGATTTCGGCGTGGTGATCGAGCCCTCCGAAGCCGACGACCTGCACTGCGAATCGATCCTCGCCGACCCCTTCATGGTGGTCACGTTGCCCGGCCATCGGCTGACGGAAAAAAAGGCTTCGGTGAACTGGTCGGCACTCGACGGCCAGCCGCTGGTGCTGCTCGATCACGCCTCGGGCAGCCGGCGCCTCATCGACCTGGCGCTGGAGCGGCACGGCGCGCGCTGCGACGTGAAGCAGCAGCTGGGCCATGCGACCACCGTGTTCCGCATGGTCGAGGCCGGCATCGGCATCAGCGTGATGCCGGGGCTGTCGCTGCCGCCCGAGGGGCTGGCGAGTCTGGTGGTGCGCCCGCTGGTGCCGAATGTGCAGCGCGCGATCATGCTCATACGGCGCCGCAACCGCGAGCTGTCGCCGCTCGCGCAGCGGGTCTGGCGCATGGTGCGCGAGACGGCCGCGCTCAGTGAGGCATCGGCCGCGCCGGCGACGAAGGCGCGCTGA
- the ureE gene encoding urease accessory protein UreE produces MLTANKLMPQGRGLAPVLLKRAATIELDWDVRQKSRFDATDSQGRQIGIFLPRGTAVRGGDVLVAEDGSLVRVIAAPQPVLRITHCTAHGTPFDLTRAAYHLGNRHVPIELKPDHLKIEPDHVLADMLRSMHLIVVAVEEAFEPEGGAYGSQGHSHGGHSHDHGHDHGKSGPKPLVLAPNCSTTITATTTRTTTHGHALKCPTALPCAGHWVLPQRNQGGGRSPGDIRGGKYPVACARALNSGAR; encoded by the coding sequence ATGCTCACCGCCAACAAACTCATGCCCCAGGGCCGCGGTCTCGCGCCCGTGCTGCTCAAGCGTGCCGCCACCATCGAACTCGATTGGGACGTGCGCCAGAAAAGCCGTTTCGACGCCACCGACTCGCAGGGCCGGCAGATCGGCATCTTCCTGCCGCGCGGCACCGCGGTGCGCGGCGGCGACGTGCTGGTCGCGGAAGACGGTTCGCTGGTGCGCGTGATCGCGGCGCCGCAGCCGGTGCTGCGCATCACGCACTGCACGGCCCACGGCACGCCCTTCGACCTGACGCGCGCGGCCTACCACCTGGGCAACCGGCATGTTCCGATCGAGCTCAAGCCCGATCACCTGAAGATCGAACCCGACCACGTACTGGCCGACATGCTGCGTTCGATGCACCTGATCGTCGTCGCCGTCGAAGAAGCCTTCGAGCCCGAAGGCGGCGCGTACGGATCGCAAGGACACTCGCACGGCGGCCACAGTCACGACCATGGCCATGACCACGGCAAGAGCGGTCCGAAGCCACTCGTGCTCGCCCCGAACTGCTCGACGACGATCACGGCCACGACCACTCGCACGACCACTCACGGCCACGCATTGAAATGCCCCACCGCCCTTCCGTGCGCAGGACACTGGGTGCTTCCGCAGCGAAATCAAGGAGGAGGGCGAAGCCCGGGGGACATTCGCGGAGGGAAGTACCCGGTGGCCTGCGCACGCGCCCTGAACAGCGGCGCACGTTAA
- a CDS encoding SDR family oxidoreductase has translation MDLGIAGKTALVCGASKGLGYGCAEALVREGVNVVIVARGAEALDAAAKQLVAAAGPSGPFVKHVAADITTETGRAAVFALGHDFDIVVTNAGGPPPGDFRNWDREAWIKAVDANMLTPIELIKATVDGMAKRGFGRIVNITSSSVKSPIDILGLSNGAQRLTGFVAGVARTSVAAQGVTINNLLPGSFETDRLKGTMAGAAQKSGQDFDTVWEARKKNIPAKRFGNPAEFGAICAFLCSMQAGYMTGQNVLADGGAYPGTY, from the coding sequence CGCTGGTGCGCGAAGGCGTCAACGTGGTGATCGTGGCGCGCGGCGCCGAGGCGCTCGACGCTGCAGCCAAGCAGTTGGTGGCAGCGGCCGGCCCGTCGGGTCCGTTCGTCAAGCACGTGGCAGCCGACATCACGACCGAAACCGGCCGCGCGGCCGTGTTCGCGCTGGGCCACGACTTCGACATCGTCGTCACCAACGCCGGCGGCCCGCCGCCCGGCGACTTCCGCAACTGGGACCGCGAGGCGTGGATCAAGGCGGTCGACGCCAACATGCTCACGCCGATCGAACTCATCAAGGCCACGGTGGACGGCATGGCCAAGCGCGGCTTCGGTCGCATCGTCAACATCACGTCGAGCTCGGTGAAGTCGCCGATCGACATCCTGGGTTTGTCGAACGGCGCGCAGCGCCTCACGGGCTTCGTGGCGGGCGTGGCGCGCACGTCGGTGGCGGCGCAGGGCGTGACCATCAACAACCTGCTGCCGGGCTCCTTCGAGACCGACCGCCTCAAGGGCACGATGGCCGGCGCGGCGCAGAAGTCGGGCCAGGATTTCGACACGGTATGGGAAGCGCGCAAGAAGAACATTCCGGCCAAGCGCTTCGGCAACCCGGCGGAGTTCGGCGCGATCTGCGCGTTCCTGTGCAGCATGCAGGCCGGCTACATGACAGGGCAAAACGTGCTCGCCGACGGCGGCGCCTACCCGGGCACGTACTGA
- a CDS encoding response regulator: MTTVRAFIVEDNPALRASLAGTLREMARIDPVGQAESEAEGTRWLTHNPALWDLAIVDLFLGDGTGYSVLEACRNRDPKQKIVVLSNHATPETRRKCAQLGADAVFDKATEVEDLIDYCVRQRQERFFSAPSSPARPMPH, translated from the coding sequence ATGACCACCGTCCGCGCCTTCATCGTCGAAGACAACCCCGCGCTCCGTGCGAGCCTGGCGGGCACGCTGCGCGAGATGGCGCGCATCGATCCGGTCGGCCAGGCCGAGTCGGAGGCCGAGGGCACGCGCTGGCTCACGCACAACCCGGCGCTGTGGGACCTGGCCATCGTCGACCTGTTCCTGGGCGACGGCACCGGCTACAGCGTGCTCGAGGCCTGCCGCAACCGCGACCCGAAGCAGAAGATCGTGGTGCTGAGCAACCACGCCACGCCCGAGACGCGCCGCAAGTGCGCGCAGCTCGGCGCCGACGCGGTGTTCGACAAGGCCACCGAGGTCGAGGACCTGATCGACTACTGCGTGCGCCAGCGGCAGGAGCGTTTTTTCAGCGCGCCTTCGTCGCCGGCGCGGCCGATGCCTCACTGA